In bacterium, the DNA window GCGCTCCGTTTGCAAAATCCAATAATTAGTAGGATATTCACTTAAATGGCTGTCTGCCCTTACTGCAAAGATACCGTCCCTGAGGAGGGAGCGTGGTTCTGTCCGACCTGTGATGCGGCGCATCATACCGAATGCTGGGATGCAAATCAAAGAATGTGCAGCGTTTACGGATGCAAATCCAGGTCCGAAGAGGTCTTGCTGGGATGTCCTTATTGCGAAGAAGCCTCCCTTGGTGGAAGAGGGACCTGCAACACCTGCGGTGAACCGTTGATGAATTCTTCGGAAGTGGCTGAATTCCTGGCGCGTCATGAGTGGGAAATACTGCCGACGGAAGCCAGTTGGAATCCGGTGCTAATCGCGGGCTTCCTGCGAAATAACGGCATTACGGCGCGGATCAGCAAAAAAGCGCCCATCTCTATGTTTGGAATCAACCCGAAGATAACGGTTCTTGTGCCGGCAGAGCAGGCTGAAGATGCGCAAACCGTGATGGGATCGCTCGCTGAAAAATTCCAAACTTGCCCAGGATGTGGACATACCTTATTTATTGACGAAGAAGAATGTTCCTATTGCTTAGAAGATTCTGGAGCTGAAACATGAAAAAAGTTCTTTTCTTTGTTCCCTTTTTACTGGCCGTCGCTCTATTTGCAGAAACGCGAGATCAGCTCGTAGATTACCTCCCCCGGAATAGTCATCTTGTAGGTGGCGCAGATTTCGCGCAAATGCAGGACAACGAAGTCTACCAGAGCATGGAGCGGAATGGACAGATATGGTCCTATGATGACAAGAACGGAATCGTAGAATACATAAAGCTTTTGAAATTAGACACGAAAAAAGATATTCGCGCGTTTGCGTTTTCGAAGTACGTGAACAATTACGGTGGCAGCGGCGAGGTCCGTGTTTTCTTGTTGAGCCGTGATTGGTCCAGCGATCTTGAAGCGTTCACAGCTACTCCATACGCGGGAAAATCGCTTTACCGCATCTCGCCGGAGCAGGACAAGTATGCGACTTTACTCACTCCGAATACAATCGCAGCTGGAAATCTAAATGAAGTAAAAATGGCAGTGGATGTGGCCAGTGGAAAAGTACCGGCTTTGAAAGCAAATCCAAATCTTGCACCGCTTTACGCTAAAATTCCCGTAGGATCTACGGTGTGGGCAATTGCGATGCCTCTGTCGCGCCGCAAAGCCGCGGATGCAAACGCGAAGCAAAGTACGAACGCGATCATTGGAGGGTTTCAGACTTATTACTTTTATGGCATCCCCACAAAAACCGCCACACGCGCCCAATTCTATGGCCAAACACAGGACGAAAAGCAGGCAGCTTTCATGAGTAGCTTCATGATTGGAACTTTGCTTGTAACAAAATTCCGCGTCGAGCAACCTCTGGCGGAAATGCTTGATAAGATTGATGTCAAACACAATGGAAATACGGTCCAAGTGAGTATGCTGGTAACCAAAGAGATGGTGGACGCGTACTTCAAAGGAAAACTCGGATTCTGATATGGCTGAAATTCGCGCATTCCAGGGGCTCTGTTACAATCCCGCAAAAATCGAACAGATTTCGGATGTAATCGCTCCTCCTTACGATGTGATCTCACCTGAGCAAAAAGAACAATTGCTCCAGCGATCTCCTTACAACATCGTGAGGTTGATCCTTCCGGACGGGGAGGAACCTTATCGAAATGCAAACAGGATTGTGCAAAGCTGGATGCAACAGCAAGTTTTACTTCCCGATGCTGCGCCCAGCATTTATTGCTATCATCAAACGTTCAAAACTCCTGAGGGAGAGGAAAGAACGCGCAAGGGTTTTCTTGCGCTCATCCGGCTGGTCGATTGGGATCAGGGCGTGGTTCTGCCGCATGAAGCAACACTTTCCGCTCCGAAAGAGGACCGCCTGATGCTGTTGCGCGCATGCAAAATCAATTTCAGTCCCATCTTCAGTCTTTATTCGGATCCGGAGTTGAAGGCGGATAAACTTTTGGAGCCCTTCACTTCAACGCCTCCACGAACCAAAGCTCAGGATCCGGACGGAATCCTCAACACATTCTGGGCGATTTCTGATCGTGATACAGTCGAAAAAGTGCAATCCATTATGAGCGAACACTGGGTGCTGATCGCCGATGGACACCACCGGTATGAATCCTGTCTTCTTTACCGCAACGAACGAAGCCGCGAAGATAAGAATCCTGATGCGCCGTTTCATTTCACGCTCATGTTCTTCTGCAACATCAATCAGCCCGGCATCACAGTGCTCCCCTACAATCGAGCGGTCCTGAGTCTCCCCACTTTTGATCCTGAAGCCATTTTGCGCAAAGCTTCCGGATATTTTTCGATTCAGTCATTTGGAGATTCCAGGATAGCTTTTGCAGAACTAAAAGTTGCCGGACGCGAGAGAACGGCCTTTCTGGCCCGGTTTGCAGGAACACCCGGCTGGAAGCTCTTCAGTCTAATGCCTGGGACAAAGCTGGAAAGTTACTATGCCCCTGAAACACCCCGGACCGTGCAAAACCTTGATGTCAACGTGTTGCACAAAATATTTTTAGGAGCAATCTTATCTATTTCGGATGAAGATATCCGGAATCAAACGTATCTTAAATATTATAAGAATGCGGAAGAGGAACAGAAGGATTTCGAACGGGGGAAATTGCAAATCGCTTTTTTCCTGAATCCTACACGCGTGGATCAAGTGATAGAAGTATCCAAAGCAGGAAAGAAAATGCCGCAAAAATCAACGTTCTTTTACCCGAAACTCATGACGGGTTTCGTCATGAACAAGCATGAATGAGGTTTCACCTTATGTTTAAAAAACTTGTGTTGCCCTGCCTGATTCTCGCAATTGGGGTTCCGTTGTGGGGAGCTCCGGAATCCACGGAGCGATCACAGGCTTACTACCACTTCATGCTTGGTCTGATGAAAGAACGATCACAGGATCTCTCTGCCGCCATCGATCAATACCGCGAAGCGTTGCAGTACGATCCCAAGGCTTCTGAGATTTTTGTGCGCCTGGCGGATCTCTACGTTCAAACAAACAGAGTCCCGGAAGCGGTGAAAGACGCTCAATCTGCGATCCAGAAAAACCCGAACAACAAAGAAGCTCACAGAATGCTGGGACAGATTTATCTGGAAAAAATGTATGGAGCAGAAACGGACCGGCAGGATCTCTTGAATGCCATTCGCGAGTTTGAAGAAGTGCACCGAATTGATCCGCAGGATGAAGGAGCCATGCTTTCTCTCGGACAACTTTACCTGCAGTCCAATCAGGCAAAACAAGCGACCGAAGTCCTGGCAAAATACCTGGAGCGAAATCCCGAATCTCAGACCGCGATCATGTCGATCGCATCCGCTTATCAACAACTCAATCAACCGGAAAAAGCAATTTCATACCTTCTAAAGTATTCGGAGCTGAATCCGAACAATATTTATGTGATTCAACAGATCGCGGACTCTTATCTGAAAGCCGGAAACTTTACGGAGGCTCTCGAATACCAGCGACGCGCTTTTGAAGCTGACTCGGATAATCCCACACTCGCTAGGAAATACATCGACCTGCTCGGAAGAACTCAAAAACATGAGGAAGCGATTGCCTTGTTGGAAGCCCGTGTTGCCAACGAGCCGGATAAATTGGAATGGATTGTGTTGCTCGCAAAAAGCTACCAGAAATGGGGAAAACAGGAACAGGCAGAGTCGATGATCAAATCGAAGATCGCTTCGAACCCAAAGGATACCGATCTCGCGCTGGCTCTGGTCCAGATCTATGAAGAAGGAGAAAAGTTTCCTGAGGCGCTTCAGGAACTGGAGCGCATGCTTCAGACGGTGCAAAACAATGCAGTCATCGAAGAGCGAGAGCGAAAGA includes these proteins:
- a CDS encoding tetratricopeptide repeat protein encodes the protein MFKKLVLPCLILAIGVPLWGAPESTERSQAYYHFMLGLMKERSQDLSAAIDQYREALQYDPKASEIFVRLADLYVQTNRVPEAVKDAQSAIQKNPNNKEAHRMLGQIYLEKMYGAETDRQDLLNAIREFEEVHRIDPQDEGAMLSLGQLYLQSNQAKQATEVLAKYLERNPESQTAIMSIASAYQQLNQPEKAISYLLKYSELNPNNIYVIQQIADSYLKAGNFTEALEYQRRAFEADSDNPTLARKYIDLLGRTQKHEEAIALLEARVANEPDKLEWIVLLAKSYQKWGKQEQAESMIKSKIASNPKDTDLALALVQIYEEGEKFPEALQELERMLQTVQNNAVIEERERKTDLALIYSHMGYATQQTKEYERSTQFYQKARTFVDPEDTGKIDFYIALNYRGQKKWDEAITLLNSITKESPNDTDSLELLSLVYEEKGDLANSDKIVDNLITTYPNSIQYALMKAERLQRREKYEDSITYLKTVLPRFPSDDRTLFLLGAASERLKRHDDAEVFFKRVIELNPQNADAFNYLGYMLIDNGLRVQEGLDYVKRALEIDRDNGAYLDSLGWGYFKLNQLELAEDNLRQAIEKLSDNAVVHDHMGDLYFQQGKFQMAIQHWEKALQNKNNEIDPQFIQKKIDDTKSRLP
- a CDS encoding DUF1015 domain-containing protein; translation: MAEIRAFQGLCYNPAKIEQISDVIAPPYDVISPEQKEQLLQRSPYNIVRLILPDGEEPYRNANRIVQSWMQQQVLLPDAAPSIYCYHQTFKTPEGEERTRKGFLALIRLVDWDQGVVLPHEATLSAPKEDRLMLLRACKINFSPIFSLYSDPELKADKLLEPFTSTPPRTKAQDPDGILNTFWAISDRDTVEKVQSIMSEHWVLIADGHHRYESCLLYRNERSREDKNPDAPFHFTLMFFCNINQPGITVLPYNRAVLSLPTFDPEAILRKASGYFSIQSFGDSRIAFAELKVAGRERTAFLARFAGTPGWKLFSLMPGTKLESYYAPETPRTVQNLDVNVLHKIFLGAILSISDEDIRNQTYLKYYKNAEEEQKDFERGKLQIAFFLNPTRVDQVIEVSKAGKKMPQKSTFFYPKLMTGFVMNKHE